One Polynucleobacter necessarius genomic window, TGAAGGCAGTAACTGAGGGATCAGATTCGTTTCGGATGATCTGCAAGACCAACCCCCTGACCATGTAGACCCCTCTGGCTTTGACAAATCAATTGGTCTTGGCGATATTAGCATCAGGCTCATTTGTGGGAACGAGGTGCAAGGTATTTCTACCATCAGGAGCCACGCTGACTTGATAATCAATCGCTATTGCCCCAGAAGGTGTAATTTCAATCAGCTTCACGCTTCGTGTTGGCGTATAGGTAAAGGCTCCATTCGTTGCCTCATCCATTCGTACCGTTCCGCGACTGGCAAATGCTTCTGTAACAGCTAATTTAGCGCTTGAGGAAAGATTCATACCTTCTACAACACGACTGCGAGCAATGTAGTCTTGATACTGTGGAACGGCCACTGCTACCAAAATGCCAATGATGGCAACAACGACCATAACCTCAATAATGTGAAACCTGCATCATGTTTGATGTCTTGTTGCATTTCTGGATTCTCTTTTGGACTCTGCATGTCTTTTTGCTCCTGAGGGTTAGTTACCTCATGATCCAGTCTAAACCTCTTTTCAATCAGGTAAAGTGCATAAGAAAAAGTCGACTGTGTGAGCCGGCTTTTCTGAATCTTTAGCAAGAAATGGATGCCACTAACGTTACCCCTCTTTGTGGGCATTCTTTCTCTTGAAATAAGTGCCTACCAAGATCACTATCGCTACGCCAATGATTTCAAAAGCAAGCTTTGCATCGCCTAGAGCCTTTTGGATGTTTACTTTGATAGCAGGATCATCCACTAACATACCGCCCGCGAGCAAGCCTAACAGGCCCGCACCAAGGGTGATGATGATTGGAAAGCGCTCCATCACCTTTAAAAGCATGGCGCTACCAAAAATAATCAATGGAATAGACATAGCAAGACCGATGATTAAAAGAAGTAAGCGCGTTTCTTCTGGACCTTTTTGAGCGGCAGCAGCAACTGCCAAAACGTTATCTAAACTCATCACCAAGTCGGCAACCAAAATTGTTCGGATCGCCGCCCAAATACTAGACTTAGCCTCCATGTGTTCCTCACCATCGCTATCTGCTAGCAACTGAATACCAATGTAGAGCAACAGGATACCGCCAATAATTTTGAGGTACGGGAGCGTTAATAAAGCAACCGCGGTGATAGTCAAAACAACTCGCAAAATAATTGCCGCTGCACTACCCCAAAAGATTGCCTTTTTTTGTTGCGCTGGAGGCAAATTACGGGATGCCAATGCGATCACCACTGCGTTGTCGCCCGACAACAAAATATTTGCAACAATGATTGATAGAAGCGCCGCCCAAAAGGTGGCATCAGAGAATGCTGAAAAATCCATATTGTCTCCCTACTTTTTTATGTTTTTACTATTTTTTAATTACTATTTACTACTGAAAAGGATGCTGAATATCAGCATCCTTTTCTGATTGCTTATTACAGCATAGCTTTCAACAAAGCCGCCATTTCAGATGGGTTCTTTGTGACTTTGAAGCCACACTCTTTCATCACCGCAAGTTTTGCATCAGCCGTATCGGCACCACCAGAAATCAATGCGCCTGCATGACCCATACGCTTACCTGGAGGAGCAGTAACGCCCGCAATAAAGCCGACTACTGGCTTTTTCATGTTTTCTTTGCACCAGCGAGCTGCTTCGGCTTCATCCGGACCACCAATTTCACCAATCATGATCACAGCATCAGTGTCTTGATCTTCGTTGAACATGCGCATCACATCAATGTGCTTTAAGCCGTTGATAGGGTCGCCACCAATACCAACCGCTGTAGATTGGCCCAAACCAATCGAGGTCAACTGACCAACAGCCTCGTACGTCAATGTACCAGAGCGGCTAACTACACCGATACGGCCCTTTTTATGAATATGGCCAGGCATGATGCCAATCTTAATTTCATCAGGGGTGATGATTCCAGGGCAGTTAGGTCCGAGCAGCAATGTTTGCTTACCACCTTTGGCTTCTTTTGCCTTCATCTTGTTACGCACTTCCAACATGTCGCGCACAGGAATACCTTCCGTAATACAGATCACAAAATCGAGATCCGCCTCTACCGCTTCCCAAATAGCTGCGGCAGCACCAGGGGGAGGAACATAAATAACAGAAGTGGTTGCACCAGTTTGCTGGGTAGCCTCTTTGACAGTTGCATAAATTGGAATGTCAAAAATTGACTCGCCAGCTTTTTTTGGATTGACGCCAGCAACAAAACAATTTTTACCATTTGCGTATTCCTGACACTTTTCAGTGTGGAATTGACCGGTCTTACCAGTAATACCTTGTGTAATGACTTTGGTGTTTTTATTGATCAAAATAGACATATTGAAATTCCTGGATTATTTGTTGTTAGCAACAGCAGCAACTACCTTAGTAGCGGCATCAGCCATTGAATCAGCGCTGATGATTGGCAAACCAGAGTCAGCAAGAATCTTCTTGCCGAGCTCTTCATTTGTACCCTTCATACGCACAACTAAAGGTACGGTGAGATTAACGGCTTTACATGCAGTCACAACGCCGTCTGCAATCACATCGCAACGCATAATGCCACCAAAAATGTTCACTAGAATTGCCTTAACATTTTTATTCTTCAACATGATCTTGAAGGCTTCAGTTACTTTTTCTGCTGTAGCACCACCACCTACATCCAAGAAGTTAGCGGGTTCACCACCGAACAATTTAATCGTATCCATAGTCGCCATCGCTAAACCGGCGCCATTTACCAAGCAGCCAATGTTGCCATCTAAAGAGATGTAAGCAAGATCAAATTTTGATGCTTCGATTTCAGCGGCATCTTCCTCATCAATATCGCGGTAAGCAACGATTTCTGGTTGACGGAACAACGCATTAGGATCAAAGTTGAATTTTGCGTCCAACGCCTTAATCTTGCCATTGCCTTCCAGAATCAATGGATTGATTTCTACTAGGGATGCATCAGTATCCCAGTAGGTTTTGTAGAGGTTTTTAAATACTTCACGAGCTTGTGGGATAGATCCTTCAGGCACGCCAATGCCTTTGGCAACAATGTCACAATCAGCATCTGTTAACCCGACCAATGGATCAATAAATACCTTGATAATTTTTTCTGGGTGCGAAGCGGCCACTTCTTCAATATCCATGCCGCCTTCACTGGAGGCCATGATCACATTCTTTTGTGTCGCACGGTCCGTAACAATACTGAAGTAGTACTCTTTTTTAATATCTGCGCCATCTTCAATTAAGAGACGATTCACTTTTTGACCCTCGGGTCCTGTTTGATGAGTCTTGAGTTGCATGCCTAAGATTTCAGAAACATATTTCTTAACTTCATCCATGCTCTTTGCCAATTTCACGCCACCACCTTTACCGCGACCGCCAGCATGAATTTGAGCCTTCACAACCCAAACTGGGCCACCCAGTTTTTCAGCAGCTTTGACTGCCTCATCAACATTAAATGCGGGGATGCCGTTAGGAACGGGCACATTAAATTGGCGAAGAAGTTCTTTGCCTTGGTACTCGTGAATTTTCATAATTACTCCGAAACGGTATCTTTTTTAGCAAGCGATGAGGATTTTTAAACCGACGTTGCCTAAATCTCATACTTACTCTGGAAATGACTGAAACAGCCAAATTTGAATAAATGCGAACGGCTTGACCGACTCTATGAGTCTATCATGTTGCAATGCCGCAATTAGCGTTTTTTGATCCGTAATTGCCCTAATCGGGGGTTTGACCGCCAATCACCTTGGGGACCACATCTGGACTAAAATCCTTGGACACCAGGAACCGATAGTGCCTCGCACGCTTTTTTTGATCTTGAGGTTTTTGCCCATACTTTCTTAGCCAAAGGTCGTATGCGCGCTGAAATTCGGCCACTTTGAGCTCGTTCAACAACTTAATTGACTGCCTTGAGTCAATATCTGCTCTTGCCAGCTCATCGGCAATTTTTCGCAAACCAAAACGCTCGCTTCTCCTGCGTACCAAGGCTTCGGCAAACCGCTCATCCGACAACCAACCTCGGGCCTCAAAATCATCCAGGACAGCCTCAATGCTGGAGACTGTCGCTTGCTGATCTGAAGTTAAAGGTTCGTCACCCAACTTAGCCTACCG contains:
- a CDS encoding TerC family protein, translated to MDFSAFSDATFWAALLSIIVANILLSGDNAVVIALASRNLPPAQQKKAIFWGSAAAIILRVVLTITAVALLTLPYLKIIGGILLLYIGIQLLADSDGEEHMEAKSSIWAAIRTILVADLVMSLDNVLAVAAAAQKGPEETRLLLLIIGLAMSIPLIIFGSAMLLKVMERFPIIITLGAGLLGLLAGGMLVDDPAIKVNIQKALGDAKLAFEIIGVAIVILVGTYFKRKNAHKEG
- the sucD gene encoding succinate--CoA ligase subunit alpha is translated as MSILINKNTKVITQGITGKTGQFHTEKCQEYANGKNCFVAGVNPKKAGESIFDIPIYATVKEATQQTGATTSVIYVPPPGAAAAIWEAVEADLDFVICITEGIPVRDMLEVRNKMKAKEAKGGKQTLLLGPNCPGIITPDEIKIGIMPGHIHKKGRIGVVSRSGTLTYEAVGQLTSIGLGQSTAVGIGGDPINGLKHIDVMRMFNEDQDTDAVIMIGEIGGPDEAEAARWCKENMKKPVVGFIAGVTAPPGKRMGHAGALISGGADTADAKLAVMKECGFKVTKNPSEMAALLKAML
- a CDS encoding regulatory protein RecX, translating into MGDEPLTSDQQATVSSIEAVLDDFEARGWLSDERFAEALVRRRSERFGLRKIADELARADIDSRQSIKLLNELKVAEFQRAYDLWLRKYGQKPQDQKKRARHYRFLVSKDFSPDVVPKVIGGQTPD
- the sucC gene encoding ADP-forming succinate--CoA ligase subunit beta, producing MKIHEYQGKELLRQFNVPVPNGIPAFNVDEAVKAAEKLGGPVWVVKAQIHAGGRGKGGGVKLAKSMDEVKKYVSEILGMQLKTHQTGPEGQKVNRLLIEDGADIKKEYYFSIVTDRATQKNVIMASSEGGMDIEEVAASHPEKIIKVFIDPLVGLTDADCDIVAKGIGVPEGSIPQAREVFKNLYKTYWDTDASLVEINPLILEGNGKIKALDAKFNFDPNALFRQPEIVAYRDIDEEDAAEIEASKFDLAYISLDGNIGCLVNGAGLAMATMDTIKLFGGEPANFLDVGGGATAEKVTEAFKIMLKNKNVKAILVNIFGGIMRCDVIADGVVTACKAVNLTVPLVVRMKGTNEELGKKILADSGLPIISADSMADAATKVVAAVANNK
- a CDS encoding pilin; the encoded protein is MVVVAIIGILVAVAVPQYQDYIARSRVVEGMNLSSSAKLAVTEAFASRGTVRMDEATNGAFTYTPTRSVKLIEITPSGAIAIDYQVSVAPDGRNTLHLVPTNEPDANIAKTN